From a single Gimesia fumaroli genomic region:
- the gcvPA gene encoding aminomethyl-transferring glycine dehydrogenase subunit GcvPA codes for MPYLFNTSEQQQEMLQAIGVDSTEDLFSNIPQELRLDRPLNVPPALTEMELQAHVSKLAADNVGPGSRVCMLGGGAYDHFIPAAVDEIARRGEFYTAYTPYQAEASQGSLQTFFEFQSLICQLTGMDVSNASLYEGGTCVSEAAFMAMRVTNRHDRVVLLGSLHPEYRQVVETYLKHLNCEVVVVPCVNGSVDPADVDAAMNDQTACLVIQHPNFFGTLEEAEQLTEIAHKYGALSVVSYDPISLGILKRPGDYGADIAIAEGQSLGTPLQFGGPYLGLFSCSEKFVRRMPGRLIGQTVDRNGKRCYVLNLQAREQHIRRDKATSNICSNQGLIAIRAAVYLALLGKQGIREVAELCCQKAHYAAEQLAQIEGLQLPFPERAFFKEFVLSCSEGADYLLRKARQAGFDLGPELSRFEWTDGSGADQTGVLVAITEQRTREEIDRLVTALKA; via the coding sequence GTGCCTTACCTCTTTAACACATCAGAACAGCAGCAGGAAATGCTGCAAGCCATCGGCGTTGACTCTACGGAAGATTTATTTTCTAACATCCCACAAGAGCTGCGTCTGGATCGCCCACTGAATGTCCCCCCTGCCTTAACCGAAATGGAGCTGCAGGCACACGTCTCGAAGCTGGCAGCAGACAATGTCGGACCGGGCTCTCGTGTTTGTATGCTGGGCGGCGGAGCTTATGATCACTTCATTCCGGCTGCTGTCGATGAAATTGCCCGTAGAGGCGAATTTTATACCGCCTACACACCGTATCAGGCGGAAGCCAGCCAAGGCAGCCTGCAGACCTTCTTCGAATTCCAATCGCTAATCTGCCAGTTAACCGGCATGGATGTTTCCAATGCCAGCCTGTACGAAGGAGGCACCTGCGTCAGCGAAGCCGCCTTCATGGCGATGCGGGTCACCAATCGTCACGATCGAGTTGTATTACTCGGGTCGCTGCATCCGGAATACAGACAGGTCGTAGAAACCTATTTGAAACACTTAAACTGTGAAGTGGTCGTGGTTCCCTGTGTCAATGGATCAGTCGATCCGGCCGACGTTGATGCGGCGATGAACGATCAGACTGCATGCCTCGTCATCCAGCACCCCAACTTCTTTGGGACTCTGGAAGAAGCAGAACAACTGACGGAAATTGCACACAAATATGGCGCCTTGTCTGTTGTGTCCTATGATCCGATCAGTCTCGGAATTTTAAAACGTCCCGGTGATTATGGTGCTGACATCGCCATCGCGGAAGGGCAATCTCTGGGAACCCCTCTGCAATTTGGCGGCCCGTATCTCGGACTGTTTTCCTGCAGTGAAAAGTTTGTCCGCAGAATGCCCGGTCGTCTGATCGGTCAAACGGTCGACCGCAATGGAAAACGCTGTTATGTATTAAATCTGCAGGCTCGCGAACAACATATTCGTCGCGATAAAGCCACCAGTAATATCTGCAGTAATCAGGGACTGATCGCGATTCGCGCCGCCGTTTATCTCGCTCTGCTCGGAAAGCAGGGCATTCGTGAAGTTGCAGAGCTTTGCTGTCAGAAAGCGCACTATGCAGCCGAACAACTTGCTCAGATCGAAGGCCTCCAACTCCCCTTCCCGGAACGTGCCTTCTTCAAAGAATTTGTTTTAAGCTGTTCAGAGGGAGCGGATTACCTGCTCCGCAAGGCACGTCAGGCCGGCTTTGACCTGGGACCGGAACTCTCACGCTTTGAATGGACAGACGGCTCTGGCGCTGACCAGACCGGTGTCCTTGTCGCGATCACAGAACAAAGAACAAGGGAAGAAATCGACCGTCTGGTGACGGCCCTCAAAGCGTAG
- a CDS encoding DUF1559 domain-containing protein, translated as MRHLRTSIRSRGFTLIELLVVIAIIAILIALLLPAVQQAREAARRSTCKNNLKQISLAMHNYESAHSTFPYGHRGGGGAYPTYCHNRDTWFHRILPYVDQAPMYNNYEADCANVSASTSNHVHNISSSQIFVRTPLPAFMCPSDIGPGFAEPSGVRWGGSYLGCIGWANNRSTGTDNGMFGYQTKTKMRDITDGTSNTMMLSEGVQRVAVPTGFSWGCAGCYWIGGAHGEVTFSAFETPNTSAADQNYLCKSTTDINAPCVVNQTDKWNYARSQHVGGVHAGMADGAVRFISENIDRGTFRAIATTSGDEVVGEF; from the coding sequence ATGAGGCACTTGAGAACTTCTATTAGATCGCGAGGGTTTACCCTGATTGAGTTGCTGGTTGTGATCGCCATTATTGCAATTCTAATCGCATTGTTACTTCCAGCCGTGCAGCAGGCACGTGAGGCAGCTCGACGTAGTACTTGTAAAAACAATCTGAAGCAAATCAGTCTGGCAATGCATAATTATGAGAGTGCTCATAGTACGTTTCCTTATGGGCACCGTGGTGGTGGCGGGGCCTATCCGACGTATTGCCATAATCGAGATACCTGGTTCCATCGTATTCTACCTTATGTAGATCAGGCACCGATGTATAATAACTATGAAGCTGACTGTGCGAATGTGTCTGCGAGCACGAGTAATCATGTGCATAACATTTCGAGCAGTCAGATTTTTGTTCGCACACCATTACCGGCATTCATGTGCCCTTCCGATATAGGGCCAGGGTTTGCTGAACCTTCTGGAGTTCGCTGGGGTGGTAGCTATCTGGGTTGTATTGGTTGGGCAAATAACCGTTCGACTGGTACGGATAACGGCATGTTTGGATATCAGACGAAGACAAAAATGCGCGATATTACAGATGGAACGTCAAACACAATGATGTTGAGTGAAGGGGTACAGCGTGTGGCTGTGCCGACCGGTTTTTCCTGGGGATGTGCAGGGTGTTATTGGATTGGTGGTGCTCATGGTGAAGTGACATTCTCTGCCTTTGAGACTCCCAATACTTCAGCGGCAGACCAGAATTATCTTTGTAAAAGTACAACTGATATAAATGCTCCCTGTGTTGTAAATCAGACGGATAAATGGAACTATGCCCGCAGTCAGCATGTCGGAGGTGTGCATGCGGGTATGGCCGATGGTGCCGTGCGGTTTATTTCAGAAAACATTGACCGCGGTACATTCCGGGCAATCGCGACTACCTCTGGTGATGAAGTCGTTGGTGAATTTTAA
- a CDS encoding RNA polymerase sigma factor, which yields MNEEDAAQVRSCLEGNREEMRALVARFQSPIFGLCYRMLGHRQDAEDVAQEVFVRAFRSLHQWDPTRTLKPWLLTIAANRCRTFLSKRSKRPVPTEFASELAVSQSPEQLQDLGEELQKAINLLREDHRTCFILFHQENLSCQEIGDILERPEGTIKTWLHRSRQELASTLRQRGIVPEVRHESR from the coding sequence GTGAATGAAGAAGATGCGGCGCAAGTCCGAAGTTGCCTGGAAGGTAATAGAGAGGAAATGCGCGCATTAGTAGCGCGATTCCAAAGCCCGATTTTTGGACTTTGTTATCGTATGCTCGGACATCGACAAGACGCCGAGGATGTGGCGCAGGAAGTCTTTGTACGTGCATTTCGCAGTCTTCATCAATGGGATCCCACCCGAACATTGAAACCCTGGTTATTGACCATCGCCGCCAATCGATGCAGAACATTCCTGAGTAAACGGTCCAAACGGCCCGTCCCCACAGAGTTTGCTTCCGAGCTGGCAGTCAGTCAATCGCCGGAACAACTGCAAGATCTTGGTGAAGAACTTCAGAAAGCCATCAACCTGTTACGTGAAGATCATCGCACGTGTTTTATTTTATTTCATCAGGAGAATCTGAGCTGTCAGGAAATCGGAGACATTCTGGAGAGACCGGAAGGAACCATTAAAACATGGTTACACCGCTCCAGGCAGGAACTGGCGTCTACACTCAGACAGCGTGGAATTGTACCAGAGGTCAGACATGAATCTCGTTGA
- a CDS encoding FHA domain-containing protein translates to MLQLSLKVIGGRHDGKQIPIKGKKFLIGREEDCHLRPNSDMVSRHHCVFTVDEYSVRLRDFGSTNGTLVNDKRIKGEVQLSHGDKIQVGKLDFEIVISHSANAEQAASAPEAAAEAAPSGEILTGSDTVFDIPVHKPEESAAAETAPAPETPAPVAPEVYEGDTQILSAEQQQAAQQAYDQAAQQAGYPPQQYGYPPQQMQPGQQYPYPMPPQYYPQQGYPQQPMPAYPQQYQMPPQGYPQQPPQPQPEQQNEQGNSAAPELPPVTLPPPGETGLKNKE, encoded by the coding sequence ATGTTGCAGCTTTCGTTGAAGGTAATAGGCGGTCGTCATGATGGAAAACAAATTCCTATCAAAGGCAAAAAGTTTTTAATCGGCCGGGAAGAAGATTGTCACCTGCGCCCTAACAGCGACATGGTCAGCCGGCATCATTGCGTCTTCACCGTCGATGAATACAGCGTACGTTTGCGCGATTTCGGAAGCACAAATGGTACGCTCGTGAATGACAAACGTATCAAAGGTGAAGTCCAACTCTCACATGGAGATAAAATTCAGGTCGGTAAACTCGATTTTGAAATAGTGATTTCGCATAGTGCGAACGCAGAACAGGCCGCTTCTGCACCAGAAGCAGCCGCGGAAGCAGCCCCTAGTGGTGAAATTCTTACCGGATCGGATACCGTGTTTGATATTCCCGTTCACAAACCAGAAGAGTCTGCAGCAGCCGAAACGGCACCTGCTCCGGAAACACCAGCCCCTGTCGCGCCCGAAGTCTATGAAGGAGATACCCAGATTCTGTCTGCCGAACAGCAACAGGCAGCACAGCAAGCTTATGATCAGGCCGCACAGCAAGCTGGTTATCCACCGCAGCAATACGGCTATCCTCCCCAACAGATGCAGCCAGGACAGCAATACCCTTATCCGATGCCACCACAATACTATCCGCAACAGGGATATCCACAGCAGCCAATGCCAGCGTATCCACAACAATACCAGATGCCGCCACAGGGTTATCCTCAGCAGCCCCCACAGCCGCAACCAGAACAGCAAAACGAACAAGGCAACTCTGCGGCTCCAGAGTTGCCACCAGTAACTCTGCCACCGCCTGGAGAAACGGGCCTCAAAAACAAAGAATAA
- the gcvPB gene encoding aminomethyl-transferring glycine dehydrogenase subunit GcvPB, whose protein sequence is MRNQLATESLFALSQPGRRGAELPEADVPVKPLNELLPTAALAIEPTGLPEVTEPDIIRHFVNLSTLNMCVDTHFYPLGSCTMKYNPKRHERLASLPGIVDLHPYQNPSDLQGMLALLYETQEMLAEISGLPAVSLQPAAGAQGEFTALLTAKAYFEDRGEKRTKVLFPNSAHGTNPASAAIAGFDCVQLASSKAGLVDLEDLKANLDDQTAVFMVTNPNTLGLFEKDIKQIADMVHEVGGLVYIDGANMNAILGYTRPGDFGGDMMHYNVHKTFTGPHGAGGPGSGPIAVRDFLSDFLPGPVIKRNENAGENGDQYTLENPPKSIGRVRTFYGNIGIVVRGYCYLRTLGAKGLKAVSENAVLNANYLKAILKDVLPVPNGDLCMHEFVASASKIKAENGVTAMDIAKRLLDFGFHAPTVYFPLVVPEAIMVEPTETESKETLDAFAETIRKILQEDPEYLHQAPHSTAISRPDEVVAARHPILQCCEPQ, encoded by the coding sequence ATGCGAAATCAATTGGCCACCGAATCATTGTTTGCTCTCTCTCAACCCGGCCGGCGCGGTGCCGAGCTTCCCGAAGCGGACGTCCCTGTCAAACCGCTGAATGAACTGCTTCCCACAGCTGCGCTGGCGATAGAACCCACGGGACTTCCCGAAGTTACCGAACCTGACATCATCCGGCATTTCGTCAATCTGTCGACATTAAACATGTGTGTCGATACCCACTTTTACCCGCTGGGAAGCTGTACGATGAAGTACAATCCCAAACGGCACGAGCGGCTGGCGAGCCTGCCGGGAATTGTCGACTTGCATCCTTATCAAAATCCGTCTGACCTGCAAGGTATGCTGGCGTTGCTTTATGAGACACAGGAAATGCTGGCGGAAATTTCAGGCCTGCCTGCGGTGTCACTACAACCTGCCGCTGGTGCCCAAGGTGAATTTACAGCACTCTTGACGGCCAAAGCCTACTTTGAAGATCGAGGCGAAAAACGGACCAAAGTTCTATTCCCTAACAGTGCACATGGAACAAACCCCGCCAGTGCCGCGATTGCCGGATTCGACTGTGTGCAACTGGCAAGCAGTAAAGCCGGACTCGTCGACCTGGAAGACCTCAAAGCCAACCTGGATGACCAGACCGCCGTCTTCATGGTCACAAACCCCAATACACTGGGACTGTTCGAAAAAGACATTAAACAAATCGCAGACATGGTTCACGAAGTCGGCGGACTCGTTTATATCGACGGCGCAAACATGAACGCTATTCTCGGCTATACGCGCCCCGGTGATTTTGGCGGCGACATGATGCATTACAACGTTCATAAAACCTTCACCGGTCCACATGGTGCCGGCGGCCCCGGTTCAGGCCCCATCGCTGTGCGTGATTTTCTGTCTGACTTCCTGCCTGGTCCCGTCATCAAACGCAATGAAAATGCGGGGGAAAATGGAGACCAATACACGCTGGAAAACCCTCCCAAATCCATTGGACGCGTCCGCACCTTTTACGGCAATATTGGAATTGTGGTACGAGGCTACTGTTATCTGAGAACGCTGGGAGCTAAAGGCTTGAAAGCTGTCTCAGAAAACGCGGTTCTGAATGCCAACTACCTCAAGGCAATTTTGAAGGATGTGCTACCTGTTCCTAACGGCGACCTGTGCATGCATGAGTTCGTCGCGTCAGCGTCAAAAATCAAAGCCGAAAATGGGGTCACGGCAATGGATATCGCCAAGCGTCTACTCGACTTTGGTTTCCATGCCCCCACCGTTTATTTTCCACTGGTAGTACCTGAAGCCATCATGGTCGAACCAACGGAAACAGAATCGAAAGAAACATTGGACGCGTTTGCCGAAACGATTCGGAAAATCCTTCAGGAAGATCCGGAATATTTACACCAGGCGCCGCATAGCACCGCGATCAGCAGACCGGATGAAGTTGTGGCGGCACGTCATCCGATTCTCCAGTGTTGCGAACCCCAATAG
- a CDS encoding lipoate--protein ligase family protein: MTQSSIPDHFRLIIEPAPLTGSWNMAVDEALLESAAENNLCSLRWYRWDQPTISLGYFQKNENEEQNESWKGLPRVRRLSGGGAILHHHELTYSFAVPASHPLSKSPPDLYLTIHQPLIDVLASHGLQVAFRGVSFKSQNEPFLCFGRGDERDLVYEGNKVLGSAQRRRRGAIVQHGSLLLLTSEYAPHFPGLLNQVEQTSIYQAQFLTQLAEEFSQAISQEIQLPLESQKLTDEEIQIARQLETEKYSRASWTSRQK, encoded by the coding sequence ATGACTCAATCTTCAATACCGGATCACTTCAGACTGATCATTGAACCAGCGCCATTAACGGGCAGCTGGAATATGGCTGTTGACGAAGCCCTGCTTGAGTCAGCCGCGGAAAACAATCTCTGTTCGTTACGCTGGTATCGCTGGGATCAGCCTACGATCTCCCTCGGCTATTTTCAGAAAAATGAAAACGAAGAACAAAATGAATCCTGGAAAGGATTACCTCGTGTACGTCGCCTGTCAGGCGGAGGTGCTATCTTACACCACCATGAATTAACCTACTCCTTCGCGGTACCAGCCAGTCACCCCCTCTCAAAATCACCCCCTGATCTATACCTGACAATTCATCAACCACTGATTGATGTTTTGGCCTCACATGGCCTGCAGGTTGCGTTTCGCGGAGTCTCGTTCAAATCGCAAAATGAACCGTTTCTTTGCTTTGGACGGGGCGATGAACGGGACCTGGTTTATGAGGGAAACAAGGTTCTCGGAAGCGCACAACGGAGAAGGCGTGGTGCAATAGTTCAGCATGGCAGCCTGCTACTGCTGACCTCTGAATATGCACCTCATTTTCCGGGATTGCTGAATCAGGTTGAACAAACCAGCATCTACCAGGCACAATTTCTGACCCAATTGGCGGAAGAATTCTCACAAGCCATTAGCCAGGAGATTCAACTGCCTTTGGAGTCTCAAAAACTGACTGACGAAGAAATTCAAATTGCCCGCCAGCTGGAAACGGAAAAATACTCGCGTGCGTCCTGGACTTCGCGCCAAAAATAA